Proteins co-encoded in one Tachysurus fulvidraco isolate hzauxx_2018 chromosome 17, HZAU_PFXX_2.0, whole genome shotgun sequence genomic window:
- the lrrn3a gene encoding leucine-rich repeat neuronal protein 3: MKELHFVVCLLTGLAFTGSVPVSEWTGACQNLCRCEIRPWFSPLSLYMETLTVDCDDLGIVSLPEKLPSDTQVLLAQSNNIVNIKNPLNYMVNLTEVNLSQNNISSLSDIYLGNLPQLSSLHLEENRITSLPDNCLAHLPNLQELYINHNLLSLISPGAFQGLNNLLRLHLNSNRLKVIRPEWFHALNQLEILMIGENPISQLQEMNFQPLSNLHSLVLARMNLSVIPDNALVGLHKLESISFYENKFVKVPQAALRKVQSLKFLDLNKNPIERINRGDFVDMIHMKELGINSMPDLVSIDSFAVSNLPELTKIEATNNPRLSYIHPNAFYNLPRLETLMLNDNALTALHRVTVESLPSLQEVSLHSNPIYCDCVVRWINMNKTKISFMEADALLCTGPPEFEGRHVRHVHFREMMDTCLPVISPESLPEHVSVDVGQSASFHCRSFAEPNPEIYWITPSGEKILPRMASSKYLVHPEGTLDIFNISESEAGQYTCVAHNLIGANMKSVVMVVNGYYPEHLNGSLHVQIDMIQPHFVKISWVPPKSSFVSNIEWSTTSLRFTARVPSNVKMFNLTHLQPLTQYEVCVEITDLQRGHLRNCINVSTPEQAAPVCKSNKSKMVMINAIGMLLIASALTCSLIYKSLKSDHLYRRLITQQTGTLQGPGPCPSPNLMHPARSEADVNILDMNDTI; this comes from the coding sequence ATGAAAGAACTGCACTTTGTAGTTTGTCTCTTAACGGGACTTGCATTTACCGGCTCTGTTCCTGTGTCTGAGTGGACCGGGGCATGTCAGAATCTGTGCAGGTGTGAAATCCGACCCTGGTTTTCTCCTTTGTCCCTTTATATGGAGACTTTAACTGTGGACTGTGATGATCTGGGAATTGTGTCTCTTCCAGAAAAACTTCCATCAGATACACAGGTGCTTCTGGCACAGAGCAACAACATTGTCAACATTAAAAACCCTTTGAATTATATGGTTAACTTAACAGAAGTGAATTTATCTCAGAACAATATATCTTCTCTTAGCGACATCTACCTAGGTAACCTTCCCCAGCTTTCGTCCTTGCACTTGGAAGAGAACCGAATAACCAGCCTTCCTGACAACTGCCTTGCGCACCTACCGAACCTTCAAGAGCTTTACATAAACCACAACCTACTCTCACTGATCAGTCCTGGAGCTTTTCAAGGTCTAAACAATCTTTTGCGTCTCCATCTCAACTCAAACAGACTGAAAGTGATCAGGCCAGAGTGGTTTCATGCACTCAACCAGCTGGAGATATTGATGATAGGAGAAAATCCCATTTCCCAATTACAAGAAATGAACTTCCAGCCTCTGAGTAATCTCCACAGTCTTGTACTGGCAAGGATGAACCTCTCTGTCATACCTGATAATGCTCTGGTTGGTCTCCATAAATTGGAGAGCATCTCATTTTATGAAAATAAGTTTGTAAAGGTGCCCCAGGCTGCACTTAGAAAAGTCCAAAGTCTCAAGTTTCTGGATCTTAATAAGAATCCTATTGAGAGAATTAATCGAGGTGATTTTGTGGATATGATTCATATGAAAGAACTGGGTATCAACAGCATGCCAGATTTGGTTTCGATTGACAGCTTTGCTGTTTCCAACTTGCCCGAGCTTACAAAGATAGAGGCCACCAACAACCCCAGACTGTCCTATATCCATCCCAATGCATTTTATAACCTGCCCAGGCTTGAGACGCTGATGCTAAATGATAATGCCCTCACTGCACTTCATCGTGTTACAGTAGAGTCCTTGCCCAGCCTACAGGAAGTAAGCTTGCACTCCAATCCAatttactgtgactgtgttgtcCGCTGGATCAATATGAACAAGACTAAGATCAGCTTCATGGAGGCTGACGCTCTCTTGTGTACGGGACCTCCCGAGTTCGAAGGCCGCCATGTCCGACACGTACACTTTCGTGAAATGATGGACACCTGCCTCCCAGTCATCTCTCCGGAAAGCCTTCCAGAGCATGTCAGTGTGGATGTCGGTCAGTCGGCATCATTCCACTGTAGGTCATTTGCAGAACCAAATCCGGAGATCTACTGGATCACCCCTTCAGGAGAAAAGATCCTACCAAGAATGGCTTCAAGCAAGTATTTGGTGCATCCTGAGGGAACATTGGacatatttaacatttctgAGAGTGAGGCAGGTCAGTACACCTGCGTAGCCCACAATCTCATCGGGGCAAATATGAAGTCTGTTGTAATGGTAGTGAATGGGTACTATCCAGAACATTTAAATGGATCTTTGCATGTGCAAATCGATATGATACAACCGCATTTTGTAAAAATATCTTGGGTACCACCTAAAAGCAGCTTTGTGTCAAACATCGAATGGTCCACCACGTCTTTACGCTTTACAGCTCGTGTACCATCTAACGTAAAAATGTTCAACCTGACACATTTGCAGCCACTGACACAGTATGAAGTATGTGTAGAAATTACAGACCTGCAAAGGGGCCATTTAAGAAATTGTATTAATGTCAGTACACCAGAGCAAGCTGCTCCGGTGTGCAAATCTAACAAGAGCAAAATGGTGATGATTAATGCCATTGGTATGCTTTTGATAGCTTCTGCTCTCACATGTTCACTGATCTACAAGTCTTTGAAGAGTGATCATCTTTACAGACGGCTAATTACTCAACAAACAGGGACACTGCAGGGTCCCGGTCCCTGCCCTTCTCCCAACCTCATGCACCCTGCAAGGTCTGAAGCGGATGTCAATATTTTGGACATGAACGACACCATTTAA